The following proteins are encoded in a genomic region of Synechococcus sp. CBW1002:
- a CDS encoding photosystem II S4 domain protein → MVLPRKALLEGSRYPEALNPLIDAAEQALRTWEPVWSAIVAAPVREEAEQRLGELADLDLQSWGGFAGAERRRLLLQRREAVQPINNLPAGLAGLEISGNFLFDPASIDDLQAGLQAAGLEDQERGDLWLRGDRGGQAVVTAAAAERLHEQQGLVRTVAVRFEARPLNTLQLPTRRQPRQISVVEASMRLDAVGSAGFGVSRNRMADAIRQGLVRLNWQPVSSPSKELARGDRVQWHSRGELEIQAASPTQRGRIRIGLLRR, encoded by the coding sequence ATGGTGTTGCCCCGCAAGGCCCTGCTCGAGGGCAGCCGTTATCCCGAGGCGCTGAACCCCCTGATCGATGCCGCCGAGCAGGCCCTGCGCACCTGGGAGCCGGTCTGGAGCGCCATCGTGGCCGCACCGGTCCGGGAAGAGGCCGAGCAGCGCCTCGGCGAACTGGCCGACCTGGATCTCCAGAGCTGGGGCGGCTTCGCGGGGGCAGAGCGGCGGCGGTTGCTGCTGCAGCGCCGCGAGGCGGTGCAGCCGATCAACAATCTGCCGGCGGGCCTGGCCGGCCTGGAGATCAGCGGCAACTTTCTGTTCGATCCCGCCTCGATCGACGACCTCCAGGCCGGCCTGCAGGCCGCCGGCCTGGAGGACCAGGAGCGCGGCGATCTCTGGTTGCGCGGCGACCGGGGGGGGCAAGCGGTGGTCACTGCGGCCGCAGCCGAAAGGCTGCATGAGCAGCAGGGGCTGGTGCGCACGGTGGCGGTGCGTTTCGAGGCCCGGCCCCTCAACACCCTGCAATTGCCGACCCGACGCCAGCCGCGCCAGATCAGCGTGGTGGAGGCGTCGATGCGGCTTGATGCCGTGGGTTCGGCCGGGTTCGGGGTCTCCCGCAACCGCATGGCCGACGCGATCCGCCAGGGACTGGTGCGGCTCAACTGGCAACCGGTGAGCAGCCCCAGCAAGGAGCTGGCGCGAGGGGATCGGGTGCAGTGGCACAGCCGCGGTGAGCTGGAGATCCAGGCGGCCAGCCCCACCCAGAGGGGTCGGATCCGGATCGGGCTGCTGCGCCGCTGA
- the murD gene encoding UDP-N-acetylmuramoyl-L-alanine--D-glutamate ligase, with protein sequence MTAAACPLTVVVGLGRSGRGAAMLLHRLGEPVLVLDSGQSPDLEKHARLLRAEGIAVRLGCPLTSATFDDIQAPLGKVIVSPGIRWDHPVLEQLRQDGVSIQGEMVPAWMATAAVPWIGITGTNGKTTVTQLVHHLLTQAGLDAPQCGNVGFSAAEVALERCAGGASTPPDWLVVELSSYQIEAAPQLAPRIGLWTTLTPDHLERHGTLDNYRAIKRSLLERSQLPILNADDPDLRAHAPSWDRGHWVTAGPRHELPADLAASLWIEGGMVCNASGPLLAADSLAMPGAHNRQNLVLATAVGLEVGLSGSVMEAAFRTFPGVPHRLERVREQGGVTYYNDSKATNYDAAEVGLRALEGPLVVLAGGQSKIGEAGGWIAELRRQAFAVVLYGAARPEFRQLLEAAGYGGELHEQEGLEQAVPLAAELARRGGCRAVLLSPACASFDQYSDFEARGDHFRRCVEAL encoded by the coding sequence ATGACTGCCGCGGCTTGTCCCCTCACCGTGGTGGTCGGTCTGGGTCGATCCGGCAGGGGCGCAGCCATGCTGCTGCATCGCCTCGGCGAGCCCGTACTGGTTCTGGACAGCGGCCAGAGCCCTGACCTTGAGAAGCACGCCAGGCTGTTAAGGGCCGAAGGCATCGCCGTGCGGCTGGGGTGCCCGCTCACCAGCGCCACCTTCGACGACATTCAGGCACCTCTGGGCAAGGTGATCGTGAGCCCGGGCATCCGATGGGACCATCCCGTCCTTGAACAACTGCGCCAGGACGGGGTGAGCATTCAGGGCGAGATGGTTCCGGCCTGGATGGCCACGGCCGCAGTGCCCTGGATCGGCATCACGGGCACCAACGGCAAGACCACCGTCACCCAGCTGGTGCACCATCTGCTCACCCAGGCGGGCCTGGATGCCCCCCAGTGCGGCAACGTGGGGTTCTCCGCAGCGGAAGTGGCCCTGGAGCGCTGCGCCGGCGGCGCCTCGACACCGCCGGACTGGCTGGTGGTGGAACTGAGCAGCTACCAGATCGAAGCGGCACCGCAGCTGGCCCCCCGCATCGGCCTCTGGACCACCCTGACGCCCGATCACCTCGAGCGCCACGGCACGCTGGACAACTACCGCGCCATCAAGCGCAGCCTGCTGGAGCGCAGCCAGCTTCCCATCCTCAACGCCGACGACCCGGATCTGCGGGCTCATGCTCCGAGCTGGGATCGGGGCCACTGGGTCACGGCGGGCCCCCGCCACGAGCTGCCCGCCGACCTCGCGGCCAGCCTCTGGATTGAAGGCGGAATGGTCTGCAATGCCAGCGGGCCCCTGCTGGCGGCCGACAGCCTGGCCATGCCCGGTGCCCATAACCGCCAGAATCTGGTGCTGGCCACCGCCGTGGGCCTGGAGGTCGGGCTGAGCGGCTCCGTGATGGAGGCCGCCTTCCGTACGTTCCCCGGGGTTCCTCACCGGCTGGAGCGGGTGCGGGAGCAGGGCGGTGTGACCTACTACAACGACAGCAAGGCCACCAACTATGACGCCGCCGAAGTCGGCCTGCGGGCCCTGGAAGGGCCGCTGGTGGTGCTTGCCGGCGGCCAGTCCAAAATCGGCGAAGCCGGCGGCTGGATCGCCGAACTGCGGCGTCAGGCCTTCGCGGTGGTGCTCTACGGCGCGGCGCGGCCGGAGTTCCGGCAACTCCTGGAGGCGGCCGGTTACGGCGGTGAACTGCATGAACAGGAGGGCCTGGAGCAGGCCGTACCCCTGGCGGCAGAGCTGGCCCGGCGCGGAGGTTGCCGGGCGGTTCTGCTCTCACCGGCCTGCGCCAGCTTCGACCAGTACAGCGATTTCGAAGCCCGCGGTGATCACTTCCGCCGCTGCGTCGAAGCGCTCTGA
- a CDS encoding EVE domain-containing protein, which yields MAHWLMKSEPDVYGIDHLAREGSTLWDGIRNYQARNFMRSMEVGDRAFFYHSNARPPGIVGLMEVIETGLTDPSQFDPASKYFDPNSRREAPRWDCVRLGYLCTYPRLLSLEALRDEFSAEELGVVKRGNRLSILPVPEASATRLLALLEG from the coding sequence ATGGCCCACTGGTTGATGAAGAGCGAACCCGACGTTTACGGGATCGACCATCTGGCACGGGAGGGGAGCACCCTCTGGGACGGGATCCGCAACTACCAGGCCCGCAACTTCATGCGCAGCATGGAGGTGGGCGATCGAGCCTTCTTCTATCACTCCAATGCCAGACCGCCGGGCATCGTGGGCCTGATGGAGGTGATCGAAACCGGCCTCACCGATCCGAGTCAGTTTGATCCAGCCTCCAAATACTTCGATCCGAACAGCAGGCGCGAGGCTCCTCGCTGGGACTGCGTCCGGCTCGGGTACCTCTGCACCTATCCCCGCCTGCTGAGCCTGGAGGCGTTGCGCGACGAGTTCAGCGCGGAAGAGCTGGGGGTGGTGAAGCGAGGCAACCGGCTCTCGATCCTGCCGGTGCCGGAGGCCTCAGCCACTCGCCTGCTGGCGCTGCTGGAAGGCTGA
- a CDS encoding DUF2811 domain-containing protein, translating into MRYAVESGAGVGLQMEQEASGTVSLRAEVPEALLSAMRGFIECHPNWDQYRLFQAALAGFLVQNGVQSREVTRCYLANLFPGQNSFSKPLLANEPVRRAAPIRRL; encoded by the coding sequence ATGCGGTATGCCGTGGAGTCAGGAGCAGGGGTGGGGCTGCAGATGGAGCAGGAGGCCAGTGGCACGGTGAGCCTGCGGGCCGAGGTGCCCGAGGCTCTGCTCTCGGCCATGCGTGGCTTCATTGAGTGCCATCCCAACTGGGACCAGTACCGGCTGTTTCAGGCCGCCCTGGCCGGTTTTCTGGTGCAGAACGGCGTGCAGAGCCGGGAAGTGACCCGCTGCTACCTGGCCAACCTGTTTCCGGGGCAGAACAGCTTCAGCAAGCCCCTGCTGGCGAACGAGCCGGTGCGCCGCGCAGCTCCGATTCGACGCCTCTGA
- a CDS encoding DUF1818 family protein codes for MRVEDAQGWRLVLDPARHPFVLLVGSTDWAAELRAPEALALLQGIATLTAQHGALTDQLLDEEAIELEWERGPLWMSLEGDRTAWSLRFVLSPDDGQRGLEGAWSAAAAAAFAAALVPLEAPLQGLI; via the coding sequence ATGCGGGTCGAGGATGCGCAGGGGTGGCGGCTGGTCCTGGATCCAGCCCGCCACCCCTTTGTGCTTCTGGTGGGTTCCACCGATTGGGCTGCCGAGCTGAGGGCTCCAGAGGCCCTGGCCCTGCTGCAGGGCATCGCCACCCTCACGGCCCAGCACGGCGCCCTCACCGATCAGTTGCTGGATGAGGAGGCGATTGAGCTGGAGTGGGAGCGCGGCCCGCTGTGGATGTCCCTGGAGGGAGACCGGACCGCGTGGAGTCTGCGCTTCGTGCTGAGCCCTGACGATGGCCAGCGTGGTCTGGAAGGAGCCTGGTCCGCTGCCGCCGCCGCCGCTTTCGCCGCTGCCCTGGTTCCGCTGGAGGCCCCCCTGCAGGGGCTGATCTGA
- a CDS encoding DNA-directed RNA polymerase subunit omega encodes MQLGVELNAKELAQRGESLIRHSSNRYLTTVRIAFRAKQRRFDDFDGLLDESMVKPVQRAIIELSDEQDQPDLLPG; translated from the coding sequence ATGCAGCTCGGTGTGGAACTCAACGCCAAGGAACTGGCCCAGAGGGGGGAAAGTTTGATCCGCCACTCCAGTAACCGCTACCTCACCACCGTCCGAATCGCCTTCCGGGCCAAGCAGCGTCGCTTCGACGATTTTGACGGCCTCCTCGATGAGTCGATGGTGAAGCCCGTGCAACGCGCCATCATTGAGCTGAGCGACGAACAGGACCAGCCCGATCTGTTGCCTGGCTGA
- a CDS encoding Hsp70 family protein yields the protein MTGTLAIDLGSSTTVVAWQPDHGPPTLLELAPYACGDPVVVPSLLWLAAADSPRPLIGRQVLEAGLAADSSPSLCRDFKRLIGSGDTVPSQENAAMLLSPEQAGERLLQALWAALPAGIEPRRLVLTAPIESYRGYRRWLQEISTNLAVEEVALVDEPTAAAIGCGLSPGSRVLVVDLGGGTIDLSLVALEGGEGRAAPIAQLLRFAGRSLEDGRQALRCARVIGKAGLALGGRDIDRWIADLLHPGGASDSSLLAVAERLKCRLSEAEEALEIWCPPQAPLQPLRLSRQQLDQLLEERGLLLQLDDLLEQVLAAARREGGGGDSLQGGLGNGIAAVLPVGGSSRIPRIRRWLQEHCGTIPLRDERPVEAVVLGALALTPGVQIRDVLAQGVSLRCWDRRSNRHHWHPLFVTGQAWPTSEPLELVLACSRDGQSCLELVLGEPQPQQRSEVVFRDGLPVLRPRQAGAATVRPWPQQPSPLSLDPPGQRGEDRLRLRLWIDAAGQLQLEGTDLRSQAPVEPRSLGIVR from the coding sequence ATGACCGGCACCCTTGCGATCGACCTGGGCAGCAGCACCACCGTGGTGGCCTGGCAGCCCGATCACGGCCCGCCAACGCTTCTCGAACTCGCTCCCTACGCCTGCGGTGATCCTGTCGTGGTGCCGAGCCTGCTCTGGCTCGCGGCCGCCGACAGTCCCCGTCCCCTGATCGGCCGCCAGGTGCTTGAGGCGGGCCTGGCCGCCGATTCCAGCCCCAGCCTCTGCCGCGACTTCAAGCGCCTGATCGGCTCCGGCGACACTGTGCCATCCCAGGAGAACGCAGCAATGCTGCTCAGCCCGGAGCAGGCGGGTGAGCGCCTGCTGCAGGCCCTCTGGGCAGCCCTGCCGGCCGGGATCGAGCCACGCCGGCTGGTGCTCACCGCCCCGATCGAGAGCTACCGCGGCTACCGGCGCTGGCTGCAGGAGATCAGCACCAACCTGGCGGTGGAGGAGGTGGCCCTGGTGGACGAGCCCACGGCTGCGGCGATCGGCTGTGGCCTGAGCCCCGGCAGCCGCGTGCTGGTGGTGGACCTCGGCGGCGGCACGATCGATCTCTCGCTGGTGGCGCTGGAGGGGGGGGAAGGGCGAGCCGCACCGATCGCCCAGCTGCTGCGCTTTGCGGGCCGCAGCCTCGAGGATGGGCGTCAGGCCCTGCGCTGCGCCCGGGTGATCGGCAAGGCGGGACTGGCCCTGGGGGGCCGGGACATCGATCGCTGGATCGCCGATCTGCTCCATCCCGGCGGCGCCAGCGACAGCAGCCTGCTGGCAGTGGCCGAGCGCCTCAAATGCCGGCTCAGCGAAGCCGAGGAGGCCCTCGAGATCTGGTGTCCTCCGCAGGCCCCCCTCCAGCCCCTGCGCCTGAGCCGACAACAGCTTGATCAGCTGCTCGAGGAGCGGGGCCTGCTGCTGCAACTGGACGACCTGCTCGAGCAGGTGCTGGCGGCGGCCCGGCGGGAGGGCGGCGGCGGCGACAGCCTCCAGGGGGGCCTTGGGAACGGCATTGCCGCCGTGCTGCCGGTGGGCGGCAGCAGCCGCATACCCCGAATTCGCCGCTGGCTGCAAGAGCATTGCGGCACCATTCCCCTGCGCGATGAACGCCCCGTGGAAGCGGTGGTGCTGGGGGCCCTCGCCCTCACGCCGGGGGTGCAGATCCGCGATGTTCTCGCCCAGGGTGTGAGCCTGCGCTGCTGGGACCGGCGCAGCAATCGACATCACTGGCATCCACTGTTCGTGACGGGCCAGGCCTGGCCCACCAGCGAGCCCCTGGAGCTGGTGCTGGCCTGCAGCCGTGACGGGCAGTCCTGCCTGGAGCTGGTGCTGGGGGAACCCCAGCCGCAGCAACGTTCCGAGGTGGTCTTCCGAGACGGCCTGCCTGTGCTGCGGCCCCGGCAGGCCGGGGCCGCGACCGTTCGCCCCTGGCCCCAGCAACCCAGCCCCCTGTCGCTCGATCCCCCCGGCCAGCGGGGCGAAGACCGTCTGCGGCTGCGCCTGTGGATCGATGCAGCGGGTCAACTGCAGCTCGAAGGAACGGATCTTCGCAGCCAGGCGCCAGTGGAGCCGCGCAGCCTCGGAATCGTGCGCTGA
- a CDS encoding ferredoxin-thioredoxin reductase variable chain, with the protein MQPGDPVSVSSSVVVFHHPQHRGQAFDLKGQQGEVVSVLNDWKGRPISPTLPVIVAFGKFRAHFRSDELSPA; encoded by the coding sequence ATGCAGCCAGGCGATCCGGTCAGCGTCAGCAGCAGCGTGGTGGTGTTCCACCATCCCCAGCACCGGGGGCAAGCCTTCGATCTGAAGGGACAGCAGGGGGAAGTGGTCAGCGTGCTGAACGACTGGAAAGGCCGGCCGATCAGCCCGACCCTGCCGGTGATCGTGGCCTTCGGCAAGTTCCGCGCCCACTTCCGCAGCGACGAACTCTCGCCGGCCTGA
- the pyrR gene encoding bifunctional pyr operon transcriptional regulator/uracil phosphoribosyltransferase PyrR: MEPLPAEAIAATQADQAGGRRELLSSQDLGRTIDRLASQVLERTDDSRALLLLGIPTRGVALARVLAERLEQRCGHPIDQGSLDPTFHRDDLDRVGTRLVEATQLPAGGLEDRDVVLVDDVIFTGRTVRAALEALQAWGRPRRVSLLVMVDRGHRELPIQPDFCGRLVPTRRLESIQLCLRAIDGHEGVYLLAPDA; the protein is encoded by the coding sequence ATGGAACCCCTGCCTGCAGAGGCCATCGCCGCGACCCAGGCTGATCAGGCCGGCGGCCGCCGGGAACTGCTCTCCTCCCAGGACCTGGGCCGCACGATCGATCGTCTCGCCTCCCAGGTGCTGGAGCGCACCGATGACAGCCGGGCCCTGCTTCTGCTCGGCATTCCCACCCGTGGCGTGGCCCTGGCCCGTGTCCTGGCGGAACGGCTTGAGCAGCGCTGCGGCCATCCGATCGATCAGGGCAGCCTCGATCCCACGTTTCACCGCGATGATCTCGATCGGGTCGGCACGCGACTGGTGGAAGCCACCCAGCTGCCCGCCGGTGGCCTGGAGGATCGAGATGTGGTGCTGGTGGACGATGTGATCTTCACCGGCCGCACCGTGCGCGCGGCCCTGGAAGCCCTGCAGGCCTGGGGCCGACCGCGGCGGGTGAGCCTGCTGGTCATGGTGGATCGGGGCCACCGGGAACTGCCGATTCAACCGGATTTCTGCGGCCGGCTGGTGCCGACCCGTCGATTGGAAAGCATCCAGCTCTGCCTCCGTGCGATCGATGGTCACGAGGGGGTTTACCTGCTGGCGCCTGACGCCTGA
- the gpmI gene encoding 2,3-bisphosphoglycerate-independent phosphoglycerate mutase, whose translation MAPVVLAILDGWGYRHETDHNAIRAASTPVMDALWDAYPHTLIEASGGAVGLPDGQMGNSEVGHLTIGCGRIIRQELVRIGQAVRDGSIATNASLNALGDRLLASGGTLHLIGLCSDGGVHSHVDHIAGLLRWASQRGLQDVCLHVITDGRDTAPTSAITFLQRIEAQIAEAGVGRIATICGRYWAMDRDNRWERTEKAYRLLTETESSCGLTPEEVVEACYAEDITDEFIEPTRISSGLVKAGDGLVCFNFRPDRARQLIRALVLPEFDNFPRQRIEPLDVVTFTQYEQGLPVAVAFPPESLEGLLGQVISEAGLRQFRTAETEKYPHVTYFMNGGIEKAFPGEDRHLVPSPRVPTYDQAPTMSAEQLTDSCIAAINKGIYSFVVINYANPDMVGHTGRMEATTEAISMVDTCVGRLMEATNRMGGTLLVTADHGNAELMEGPDGRPWTAHTTNPVPVILVEGEERKLPGHGTDIHLREGGGLADIAPTLLDILELSKPASMTGTSLIMPVETAAKSQRIPQAIGV comes from the coding sequence ATCGCTCCCGTTGTCTTAGCCATTCTGGATGGATGGGGCTATCGGCACGAGACCGATCACAACGCGATCCGAGCCGCCTCCACCCCGGTGATGGATGCCCTTTGGGATGCCTATCCCCACACGTTGATTGAAGCCAGCGGCGGCGCCGTCGGTCTGCCCGACGGGCAGATGGGGAATTCCGAGGTGGGCCACCTCACCATTGGTTGCGGTCGGATCATCCGCCAGGAACTGGTGCGGATCGGCCAGGCCGTGCGAGACGGATCGATTGCCACCAATGCCTCCCTCAATGCCCTGGGCGACCGCCTCCTGGCCAGCGGCGGCACCCTCCATCTGATCGGCCTCTGTTCAGACGGCGGAGTCCATAGCCATGTCGACCACATTGCCGGCCTGCTGCGCTGGGCGTCGCAACGCGGACTCCAGGACGTCTGCCTGCACGTGATCACCGACGGTCGCGACACGGCCCCGACCAGCGCCATCACCTTCCTGCAGCGCATTGAGGCTCAGATCGCCGAAGCCGGTGTCGGCCGGATCGCCACCATCTGCGGCCGTTACTGGGCCATGGATCGCGACAACCGCTGGGAGCGCACCGAAAAGGCCTACCGGCTGCTCACCGAAACAGAGTCTTCTTGCGGACTGACGCCTGAAGAGGTGGTGGAGGCTTGCTACGCCGAAGACATCACCGACGAGTTCATCGAACCCACCCGCATCAGTTCAGGACTGGTCAAGGCCGGCGACGGTCTGGTCTGTTTCAACTTCCGCCCCGACCGCGCCCGCCAGCTGATCCGCGCCCTGGTGCTGCCCGAATTCGACAACTTCCCGCGCCAGCGAATTGAACCGCTGGATGTGGTCACCTTCACCCAATACGAACAGGGTCTTCCTGTGGCCGTGGCCTTTCCGCCTGAATCACTCGAAGGCCTTCTGGGTCAAGTGATTTCAGAGGCTGGCCTACGGCAGTTCCGCACCGCAGAAACGGAAAAATATCCCCATGTCACCTACTTCATGAATGGTGGCATCGAGAAGGCCTTCCCGGGAGAAGACCGTCACCTTGTGCCTTCGCCACGGGTCCCCACCTACGACCAGGCACCCACCATGTCAGCAGAGCAACTGACTGACAGCTGCATCGCGGCAATCAACAAGGGCATCTATTCCTTTGTCGTGATCAACTACGCCAACCCCGACATGGTCGGGCATACAGGCCGAATGGAAGCCACCACCGAGGCCATCTCCATGGTCGACACCTGCGTGGGGCGCCTGATGGAAGCCACCAACCGCATGGGTGGGACCCTGCTGGTCACCGCTGATCACGGCAACGCTGAACTGATGGAAGGTCCGGATGGTCGTCCCTGGACAGCCCACACCACCAATCCCGTGCCCGTGATCCTCGTGGAAGGGGAAGAGCGCAAACTGCCTGGCCACGGTACTGATATCCACCTGCGTGAAGGCGGTGGGCTGGCAGACATCGCCCCCACCCTGCTGGACATTCTTGAGCTGTCCAAACCCGCCAGCATGACGGGCACATCCCTGATCATGCCCGTTGAGACTGCTGCCAAGTCCCAGCGCATTCCCCAGGCGATCGGCGTCTGA
- the secG gene encoding preprotein translocase subunit SecG produces the protein MITSTISWIWIGSGVLLIISVLLHSPKGDGMGGLASSGGSMFTSARSAEATLNRITWTLLALFLGLAVLLSAGWLG, from the coding sequence ATGATCACTTCAACGATTTCCTGGATCTGGATCGGCAGTGGTGTGCTGCTGATCATCAGCGTGTTGTTGCACAGCCCCAAGGGCGATGGCATGGGCGGACTGGCCTCCAGCGGCGGGTCCATGTTCACCAGCGCCCGCAGCGCCGAAGCCACGCTGAACCGCATCACCTGGACTCTTCTCGCCCTTTTTCTCGGCCTGGCCGTCCTCCTGAGCGCCGGATGGCTGGGCTGA
- the msrB gene encoding peptide-methionine (R)-S-oxide reductase MsrB translates to MSRRGLLASFGVSLTALVGARPALAASKAGDPAWQLSEAAWKKRLSPAAYEVLRREGTERPFSSPLNNEKRKGTFLCAGCRLPLFSSSTKYDSGTGWPSFWEPLPNGIATKIDFKLIIPRTEYHCRRCGGHQGHVFDDGPRPTGKRYCNNGVALVFQPA, encoded by the coding sequence ATGAGCCGCCGCGGGCTGCTGGCCTCCTTCGGCGTCAGCCTCACCGCCCTTGTGGGGGCGCGTCCAGCCTTGGCGGCCTCGAAAGCCGGTGATCCTGCCTGGCAACTGAGCGAAGCCGCATGGAAAAAGCGGCTCAGTCCCGCGGCCTACGAGGTGTTGCGGCGGGAAGGAACCGAGCGCCCCTTCAGCAGTCCACTCAACAATGAAAAGCGCAAGGGCACGTTCCTCTGTGCCGGCTGCCGGCTACCCCTGTTCAGCTCCTCCACCAAGTACGACAGTGGCACAGGTTGGCCCAGCTTCTGGGAACCGCTGCCGAACGGAATCGCCACCAAGATCGATTTCAAGCTGATCATCCCCCGCACCGAGTACCACTGCAGGCGCTGCGGTGGGCATCAGGGTCATGTGTTTGATGATGGCCCCCGGCCCACGGGCAAGCGGTATTGCAATAACGGCGTCGCCTTGGTCTTTCAGCCAGCCTGA
- the groL gene encoding chaperonin GroEL (60 kDa chaperone family; promotes refolding of misfolded polypeptides especially under stressful conditions; forms two stacked rings of heptamers to form a barrel-shaped 14mer; ends can be capped by GroES; misfolded proteins enter the barrel where they are refolded when GroES binds), translating into MAKRIIYNENARRALEKGIDILAEAVAVTLGPKGRNVVLEKKFGAPQIINDGVTIAKEIELEDHIENTGVALIRQAASKTNDAAGDGTTTATVLAHAMVKAGLRNVAAGANAITLKKGIDKASDFLVKKIEEHAKPISDSNAIAQVGTISAGNDEEVGQMIADAMDKVGKEGVISLEEGKSMTTELEVTEGMRFDKGYISPYFATDTERMEAVLEEPYILLTDKKIGLVQDLVPVLEQIARTGKPLLIIAEDIEKEALATLVVNRLRGVLNVAAVKAPGFGDRRKAMLEDIAVLTNGQLITEDAGLKLENTKLEMLGTARRITINKDTTTIVAEGNEVAVKARCEQIRKQMDETDSSYDKEKLQERLAKLSGGVAVVKVGAATETEMKDKKLRLEDAINATKAAVEEGIVPGGGTTLAHLAPALEEWAAANLSGEELIGATIVASALTAPLKRIAENAGVNGAVVAEHVKGMPFNEGYNAASGEYVDMLAAGIVDPAKVTRSGLQNAASIAGMVLTTECIVADLPEKKEAAPAGGGGMGGDFDY; encoded by the coding sequence ATGGCCAAGCGCATCATCTATAACGAGAACGCCCGCAGGGCCCTCGAAAAAGGCATCGATATCCTGGCTGAGGCCGTCGCCGTCACCCTGGGTCCCAAGGGCCGCAATGTGGTGCTCGAGAAGAAATTCGGCGCTCCTCAGATCATCAACGATGGCGTCACCATCGCCAAGGAGATCGAGCTCGAAGACCACATCGAGAACACCGGTGTCGCCCTGATCCGTCAGGCCGCCTCCAAGACCAACGACGCTGCCGGTGACGGCACCACCACCGCCACCGTCCTGGCCCACGCCATGGTCAAGGCGGGTCTGCGCAATGTGGCCGCCGGCGCCAACGCCATCACCCTGAAGAAGGGCATCGACAAGGCTTCTGACTTCCTCGTCAAGAAGATCGAGGAGCACGCCAAGCCGATCTCCGATTCCAACGCCATCGCCCAGGTGGGCACCATCTCCGCCGGCAACGACGAAGAGGTGGGCCAGATGATCGCTGACGCGATGGACAAGGTCGGCAAGGAAGGCGTGATCTCCCTCGAAGAAGGGAAATCGATGACCACCGAGCTGGAGGTCACCGAGGGCATGCGCTTCGACAAGGGCTACATCTCGCCCTACTTCGCCACCGACACCGAGCGGATGGAAGCGGTGCTCGAGGAGCCCTACATCCTGCTCACCGACAAGAAGATCGGCCTGGTGCAGGACCTGGTGCCCGTGCTCGAGCAGATCGCCCGCACCGGCAAGCCCCTGCTGATCATCGCCGAGGACATCGAGAAGGAAGCCCTCGCCACTCTGGTGGTGAACCGTCTCCGTGGCGTGCTGAACGTGGCCGCTGTGAAGGCTCCTGGCTTCGGTGATCGCCGTAAGGCCATGCTCGAGGACATCGCCGTCCTCACCAACGGTCAGCTGATCACCGAGGACGCCGGCCTCAAGCTGGAGAACACCAAGCTGGAGATGCTGGGCACCGCCCGCCGCATCACCATCAACAAGGACACCACCACCATCGTGGCCGAAGGCAACGAGGTGGCCGTGAAGGCCCGCTGCGAGCAGATCCGCAAGCAGATGGACGAAACCGACTCCTCCTACGACAAGGAGAAGCTGCAGGAGCGTCTGGCCAAGCTGAGCGGCGGTGTGGCCGTGGTCAAGGTGGGTGCCGCCACCGAGACCGAGATGAAGGACAAGAAGCTGCGCCTCGAAGACGCCATCAACGCCACCAAGGCGGCTGTTGAGGAAGGCATCGTTCCTGGTGGTGGCACCACCCTGGCCCACCTGGCCCCGGCCCTCGAGGAGTGGGCGGCCGCCAACCTCTCCGGCGAGGAGCTGATCGGGGCCACGATCGTGGCTTCCGCCCTCACCGCGCCTCTCAAGCGCATCGCTGAAAACGCCGGCGTCAATGGCGCTGTCGTGGCTGAGCATGTCAAGGGCATGCCCTTCAACGAGGGCTACAACGCAGCCAGTGGCGAATATGTCGACATGCTGGCTGCCGGCATCGTCGATCCCGCCAAGGTGACCCGCTCCGGTCTGCAGAATGCCGCTTCGATCGCCGGCATGGTGCTCACCACCGAGTGCATCGTGGCTGATCTGCCCGAGAAGAAGGAAGCAGCTCCCGCTGGTGGCGGTGGCATGGGCGGCGACTTCGATTATTGA